One region of Quercus lobata isolate SW786 chromosome 2, ValleyOak3.0 Primary Assembly, whole genome shotgun sequence genomic DNA includes:
- the LOC115973847 gene encoding GDSL esterase/lipase At4g10955-like yields MDLKVLLYLAINYVRNMVTSSRGATRWIKNNIVSFGNHLTKSKSVDKASLSRSGKGHRQDVAQAHEIFVALSNWVPYLFVNPDDPVSSEYIHYFENRQKMLELGFENVVTIASMMTMRMALGIDSSSEAIHLIPSAILTINKVEFHQDIHGLCGFIKEKEFAHQLQQWWSPDSSSQSWEYRYVQHYKLNEAEIYRCVLSK; encoded by the exons ATGGATCTCAAGGTCTTGCTCTACCTTGCAATAAACTACGTTCGTAACATGGTTACTTCGTCTAGAGGTGCAA CGAGGTGGATCAAGAATAATATTGTGAGCTTTGGGAACCACCTTACAAAGTCAAAGAGTGTTGACAAGGCAAGCCTCAGCCGTTCTGGAAAGGGTCATCGGCAAGATGTAGCGCAAGCACATGAAATTTTCGTTgcattatctaattgggttccTTACCTTTTTGTGAACCCAGATGATCCTGTTTCTTCAGAATATATTCACTACTTTGAAAACAGGCAGAAGATGTTGGAGCTTGgatttgaaaatgttgtgacaatTGCATCAATGATGACCATGAGGATGGCGTTGGGAATAGATTCAAGTTCAGAAGCAATCCATCTCATTCCTTCAGCAATTCTGACCATTAATAAGGTTGAATTCCACCAAGATATTCATGGTCTTTGTggttttatcaaagaaaaagaatttgctCATCAACTTCAACAGTGGTGGAGTCCTGATTCTTCCAGTCAATCTTGGGAATATAGGTACGTACAACACTACAAACTGAATGAAGCAGAGATATATAGGTGTGTGTTGAGTAAATAG
- the LOC115973848 gene encoding GDSL esterase/lipase At4g10955-like codes for MDLKVLLYLAINYVRNMVTSSRARWIKNNIVSFGNHLTKSKSVDKASLSRSGKGHRQHVAQAHEIFVALSNWVPYLFVNPDDPVSSEYIHYFENRQKMLELGFENVVTIASMMTMRMALGIDSSSEAIHLIPSAILTINKVEFHQDIHGLCGFIKEKEFAHQLQQWWSPDSSSQSWEYRYVQHYKLNEAEIYRCVLSK; via the exons ATGGATCTCAAGGTCTTGCTCTACCTTGCAATAAACTACGTTCGTAACATGGTTACTTCGTCTAGAG CGAGGTGGATCAAGAATAATATTGTGAGCTTTGGGAACCACCTTACAAAGTCAAAGAGTGTTGACAAGGCAAGCCTCAGCCGTTCTGGAAAGGGTCATCGGCAACATGTGGCGCAAGCACATGAAATTTTCGTTgcattatctaattgggttccTTACCTTTTTGTGAACCCAGATGATCCTGTTTCTTCAGAATATATTCACTACTTTGAAAACAGGCAGAAGATGTTGGAGCTTGgatttgaaaatgttgtgacaatTGCATCAATGATGACCATGAGGATGGCGTTGGGAATAGATTCAAGTTCAGAAGCAATCCATCTCATTCCTTCAGCAATTCTGACCATTAATAAGGTTGAATTCCACCAAGATATTCATGGTCTTTGTggttttatcaaagaaaaagaatttgctCATCAACTTCAACAGTGGTGGAGTCCTGATTCTTCCAGTCAATCTTGGGAATATAGGTACGTACAACACTACAAACTGAATGAAGCAGAGATATATAGGTGTGTGTTGAGTAAATAG
- the LOC115957429 gene encoding glycerophosphodiester phosphodiesterase GDPDL7-like, whose amino-acid sequence MIRCLFFISLLIHSALGQNSTSKKWLTLSGKRPIVIARGGFTGMFPESSSFANQMTQTLSLPDTATLCNLQLTKDGIGICLSGVTLDNSTNINLIFPKDKKNYTVNGKEVSGWFSLDYTSDQLFSNVSLVQNVLSRSSMFDLLAPISTVEDVTGIKPAQFWLNVQYDTFYTQHKQSPATFVQKALRFMGINYISSPEVGFLKSMVGKVNKIKTKLIFQVLGADEIEPTTNKKYSSLLEDLASIKSYASGILVPKEYILSVKADKYLGAPTTLVSDAHKQGLEVYASGFSNDLISSYNYSYDPSQEYLHFIDNSQFSVDGVLTDFPPTASEAIGCFANNKQVKPAKGNPLIITKNGASGIYPGATDLAYQQAVDDGADIIDCSVQMSKDGVAFCLDSADLMGSTTVISSFISRSNVVQEIQPNAGVFSFDLTWSEIQTLKPQIATVFKDFPRNPAYKNSGKFVTLAEFLEFAKAKGASGILINIQNAAYLASKKGLDIVGSVTTALSNATFDKQSTQSVLIQSDDTSVLSKFKSVPTYKRVLYIEEKVGDAPKQSVEEIKKYADAVAVTRATIIEVTDFFTTDFTSVVEEFQKANISVFVYVLRNEYITLAFDYFSDPIVEIATFVTGIGVDGIITEYPGTASNYIRSPCTNTDKPEYNILPVEAGSLLSLAPPEVQPPAAAPLPPLDSADVVDPPLPPVANISTASSPVAEASQPSASTISFANVAKMDLSLMAIMVLSLLSMLN is encoded by the exons ATGATCAGGTGCTTGTTTTTCATTTCCTTGTTGATACATTCAGCTTTAGGGCAGAACTCTACATCAAAGAAATGGCTGACTTTAAGTG GTAAACGGCCCATTGTGATAGCGAGAGGCGGGTTCACAGGAATGTTTCCTGAGTCCAGCTCGTTTGCGAATCAAATGACACAGACTTTAAGTTTGCCAGATACGGCTACGCTCTGCAATCTACAACTAACAAAAGATGGCATTGGTATATGCCTTTCGGGTGTCACACTTGATAATTCAACAAATATAAACCTTATATTcccaaaagataaaaagaacTACACTGTCAATGGAAAGGAAGTGTCGGGGTGGTTTTCTTTGGATTATACAAGTGATCAGCTCTTCAGCAATGTATCAT TGGTTCAGAATGTACTCTCTCGATCAAGTATGTTCGATTTGCTAGCACCTATATCTACTGTTGAAGATGTCACAGGAATTAAACCGGCCCAGTTTTGGTTGAATGTTCAG TATGATACATTCTATACCCAACACAAACAAAGCCCAGCAACATTTGTTCAAAAGGCACTGAGATTTATGGGTATCAATTACATTTCATCTCCTGAGGTTGGTTTCTTGAAGAGCATGGTTGGGAAAGTGAACAAAATCAAGACAAAGCTCATCTTCCAGGTCCTCGGTGCAGATGAGATTGAACCTACAACCAACAAAAAGTACAGTTCACTGCTGGAGGATCTTGCCTCCATCAAGTCATATGCATCTGGGATCCTTGTCCCTAAAGAATACATATTGTCAGTTAAGGCAGACAAGTATTTGGGGGCTCCTACCACCCTTGTATCTGATGCTCATAAACAAGGACTAGAAGTATATGCTTCTGGTTTTTCAAATGATTTAATCTCAAGCTATAATTATAGCTATGATCCATCACAGGAATACCTGCATTTTATTGATAATTCTCAGTTCTCTGTTGACGGGGTGCTTACTGATTTCCCACCTACAGCATCAGAAGCCATTG GATGCTTTGCCAATAACAAGCAGGTTAAACCTGCCAAAG GAAATCCTTTGATTATAACTAAAAATGGAGCAAGTGGGATTTACCCTGGCGCCACTGATCTTGCTTATCAACAAGCAGTGGATGATGGTGCGGACATAATAGACTGCTCAGTTCAAATGTCAAAAGATGGAGTTGCCTTCTGCTTGGATTCAGCGGACCTTATGGGATCAACCACTGTGATATCTTCTTTCATTTCTAGGTCGAATGTTGTCCAAGAAATTCAACCTAATGCTGGAGTTTTTTCATTTGATCTCACATGGAGTGAGATTCAAACCTTGAAAC CTCAAATAGCTACTGTTTTCAAGGACTTCCCAAGAAACCCAGCATATAAGAATTCTGGTAAATTTGTGACCCTTGCTGAATTTCTGGAGTTCGCTAAAGCAAAGGGAGCTTCTGGAATTTTGATCAACATTCAG AATGCTGCCTACTTAGCATCAAAGAAGGGGCTTGACATTGTAGGTTCTGTTACCACTGCCTTGAGCAATGCCACCTTTGACAAGCAATCCACCCAATCAGTACTGATCCAATCCGATGACACTTCAGTGTTGTCCAAGTTTAAAAGTGTTCCAACTTACAAAAGGGTGCTGTATATCGAAGAGAAAGTAGGTGACGCACCCAAACAGTCGGTGGAGGAAATCAAGAAGTATGCTGATGCAGTTGCTGTAACAAGAGCAACCATCATCGAAGTCACAGATTTCTTCACCACGGATTTCACAAGTGTTGTTGAGGAGTTTCAGAAGGCAAATATCTCGGTCTTTGTCTATGTTTTGAGGAACGAGTACATCACACTCGCATTTGACTATTTCTCAGATCCCATTGTGGAGATTGCTACTTTTGTTACTGGAATTGGAGTTGATGGGATCATAACTGAGTACCCAGGAACTGCCAGTAATTATATCA GAAGCCCATGTACCAATACAGATAAACCCGAATACAACATCCTACCAGTTGAAGCTGGTTCTCTGTTAAGCTTGGCTCCCCCCGAAGTACAGCCACCGGCAGCGGCACCTCTTCCACCGCTGGATTCTGCAGATGTTGTTGACCCACCTCTTCCTCCTGTGGCCAACATCAGTACTGCTAGTTCACCTGTTGCTGAGGCATCTCAGCCAAGTGCAAGTACTATATCATTTGCCAATGTTGCTAAGATGGATCTTTCTCTGATGGCAATCATGGTGCTTAGTTTACTATCTATGTTAAACTAA